A window from Aliamphritea hakodatensis encodes these proteins:
- the cobM gene encoding precorrin-4 C(11)-methyltransferase: MTVYFIGAGPGDPDLMTLKGMKTLKKCPVVMYAGSLIPREVLAEVEGTAEKIIDTASIDLEEISAVIEEAHKEGKDVARLQCGDPALYGAIGEQIRRLEEFGIDYQVIPGVSAVAASAAMLGKELTLSGVTQTVIMTRYEGKTPFPERERLPQLAQSGATLAIHLGILRIHKIVEELIPHYGEDCPIAVCYRTSWPDQDYVTGTLKDIVQKVRDKGFTRTALILVGNVLDCDDFADSYLYAKDQAHVYRPKVKPETPRTVKR, translated from the coding sequence ATGACCGTTTATTTTATTGGTGCTGGCCCGGGTGATCCGGATCTGATGACCCTTAAGGGTATGAAGACTCTTAAAAAGTGCCCGGTAGTGATGTATGCCGGTTCACTGATTCCCCGTGAAGTACTGGCAGAAGTGGAAGGTACAGCTGAAAAGATCATTGATACGGCAAGTATCGATCTGGAAGAAATTTCAGCGGTCATCGAAGAAGCGCACAAAGAAGGCAAAGATGTTGCCCGCTTACAGTGTGGTGACCCGGCGCTTTACGGTGCTATCGGTGAACAGATCCGTCGTCTGGAAGAGTTCGGTATCGACTATCAGGTTATTCCGGGTGTAAGCGCGGTGGCGGCCTCTGCTGCCATGCTGGGTAAAGAGCTGACGCTGTCCGGTGTGACCCAGACCGTCATCATGACCCGCTATGAAGGTAAAACGCCGTTCCCTGAACGTGAGCGTTTGCCACAGCTGGCCCAGAGCGGCGCGACACTGGCCATCCACTTAGGAATTCTGCGGATCCATAAGATCGTTGAAGAGCTGATCCCGCACTACGGTGAAGACTGCCCGATTGCCGTCTGTTACCGCACCTCGTGGCCGGATCAGGATTATGTGACCGGTACCCTGAAAGACATCGTGCAAAAGGTCCGGGACAAAGGTTTCACCCGTACCGCACTGATTCTGGTGGGTAACGTACTGGACTGTGATGATTTCGCAGATTCATACCTGTACGCCAAAGATCAGGCGCATGTGTACCGCCCGAAAGTTAAGCCGGAAACGCCCCGTACCGTGAAGCGTTAA
- the cobJ gene encoding precorrin-3B C(17)-methyltransferase, which yields MAKLFVVGTGPGNADLLTPKARTAIAASTDLVAYGLYLDLLGELCEGKTHHDLPLGEEIGRARLALDLASAGKDTALISSGDIGIYAMATLVFELLDQQLQGKENHPEWLDVEIEVVPGISAMQAGSSRIGAMLGHDFCTISLSDLLTPWETIDKRIHSAGAGDFVVSFYNPVSKKRDWQLNHARDVLLQYRPASTPVLLGRQLTREDETIRIITLGELDAKDVDMFTMVSVGNSESKRILNGSKEWVYTPRGYSKKL from the coding sequence ATGGCAAAACTGTTTGTTGTGGGCACCGGCCCGGGAAATGCTGATCTGTTAACGCCGAAGGCCCGTACAGCTATCGCTGCCAGTACTGACCTGGTTGCTTATGGCCTGTATCTGGATCTGCTGGGTGAGTTGTGTGAAGGCAAGACCCACCATGACCTGCCATTAGGCGAGGAAATCGGTCGTGCACGTCTGGCACTGGATCTGGCATCAGCCGGTAAAGATACGGCGCTGATTTCCAGCGGTGACATCGGTATTTACGCGATGGCGACCCTGGTGTTTGAACTGCTGGATCAGCAATTGCAGGGTAAAGAAAATCACCCTGAGTGGCTGGATGTGGAAATTGAAGTGGTACCGGGTATTTCTGCGATGCAGGCCGGTTCAAGCCGTATCGGTGCGATGCTGGGCCACGATTTCTGCACCATCTCACTGTCGGATCTGCTGACGCCGTGGGAAACCATCGATAAGCGCATTCACAGTGCGGGCGCCGGTGACTTTGTCGTGTCTTTCTACAATCCGGTCTCGAAAAAGCGTGACTGGCAGCTGAACCATGCCCGTGACGTGCTGCTGCAATACCGTCCGGCCAGTACACCTGTACTGCTGGGCCGTCAGCTGACCCGTGAAGATGAGACTATCCGTATCATCACTCTGGGTGAACTGGACGCGAAAGACGTGGATATGTTCACCATGGTGAGCGTGGGTAACAGTGAATCCAAGCGTATTCTGAACGGCTCTAAAGAGTGGGTGTATACCCCACGTGGATACAGCAAGAAGCTCTAA
- the cobI gene encoding precorrin-2 C(20)-methyltransferase — MSNATATARTGCFYGVGVGPGDPELLTLKALRLIKDSAVVSYLSNAEGHSQAWDIASGALELSGARCDAKHISVPMPMVIQRDPANAAYDKGAAEIRECLGAGQDVVFLCEGDPLFFGSFSYLLERLESEFTCKVVPGISSVNAAASALALPLTMQQESFAVVSGRHTDEQLAEALTDHDSVVIMKAGMARPRILAQLEATGRLNEARYLEYIGRENQQTMPASELAKEAGPYFSLFVVVRENRPS, encoded by the coding sequence ATGAGCAATGCGACAGCAACGGCCCGCACCGGATGTTTCTATGGTGTGGGTGTTGGCCCCGGTGATCCGGAGCTGCTGACTCTTAAGGCCCTGCGTCTGATAAAAGACAGTGCAGTGGTCAGCTATCTGTCGAATGCTGAAGGGCACTCACAGGCTTGGGATATTGCCAGTGGCGCGCTGGAACTTTCCGGTGCCCGCTGTGATGCAAAGCATATCAGCGTGCCGATGCCCATGGTGATTCAGCGTGATCCGGCCAATGCGGCTTATGACAAAGGCGCGGCAGAAATCCGTGAATGCCTGGGGGCCGGTCAGGATGTGGTGTTTCTGTGTGAAGGTGATCCATTGTTCTTTGGTTCTTTCAGTTATTTGCTGGAACGGCTGGAAAGTGAGTTTACCTGCAAAGTTGTGCCGGGAATTTCATCGGTGAATGCGGCTGCCTCTGCGCTGGCATTACCACTGACCATGCAGCAGGAGTCGTTTGCTGTCGTCAGTGGCCGCCATACGGATGAGCAACTGGCAGAAGCACTGACTGATCATGACAGTGTGGTCATCATGAAAGCGGGTATGGCACGGCCACGTATTCTGGCTCAGCTGGAAGCGACCGGCCGTCTGAACGAAGCCCGTTATCTGGAATACATTGGCCGTGAAAATCAGCAGACAATGCCGGCTTCTGAGCTGGCGAAGGAAGCTGGTCCGTATTTCTCGCTGTTCGTTGTAGTACGGGAAAACCGCCCATCATGA
- the cobW gene encoding cobalamin biosynthesis protein CobW: MQLNKIPTTVVTGFLGSGKTTLLSNVLKQAAGKRIAVIVNEFGELDIDSDLLRSCPLDCEDETSTAADGDNGFYELANGCICCTVEEEFLPVMEQLVARRDDIDHILIETSGLALPKPLVQAFNWPGIKEYCTVDAVITVIDGPAVAAGRFAHDADKVQEQRLADESLDHDPSLQELLEDQLSAADLVVVSKNDLLDEAQRTVVQDRVTAKVPSSVKTTYISNGEAELDVLMGLDAKAEERINHVHNHHDHHHDHDHEHEHAHDHFDSFVIKMGEVDSDRLQQVLQGLIEEYNIFRAKGFAALPGKPMRQVMQAVGKRLDVYFDRPWTAEETRGTSLVFIGKGIEQSVIEAALSEALVNGTAEEAAAV; this comes from the coding sequence ATGCAACTGAATAAGATCCCGACAACTGTTGTTACCGGCTTTCTGGGCAGCGGTAAAACCACGCTGCTGTCTAACGTACTGAAGCAGGCCGCCGGCAAGCGTATTGCCGTGATTGTGAATGAATTCGGCGAACTGGATATCGATTCAGATCTGCTGCGCAGCTGCCCGCTGGACTGTGAAGACGAAACCTCAACCGCGGCTGATGGCGATAACGGTTTTTACGAACTGGCTAACGGTTGCATCTGCTGCACCGTGGAAGAAGAATTCCTGCCGGTCATGGAACAGCTGGTTGCCCGCCGTGATGACATCGACCACATTCTGATCGAAACCAGCGGTCTGGCGCTGCCTAAGCCTCTGGTACAGGCCTTCAACTGGCCGGGCATTAAAGAATACTGCACCGTTGATGCGGTGATCACTGTGATTGACGGACCAGCAGTTGCTGCCGGCCGTTTCGCGCATGATGCGGACAAAGTACAGGAACAGCGTCTGGCGGATGAAAGCCTGGATCACGATCCTTCACTGCAGGAGCTGCTGGAAGATCAGCTGAGTGCAGCCGATCTGGTTGTGGTCAGCAAGAACGATCTGCTGGATGAAGCGCAGCGTACTGTGGTTCAGGACCGTGTTACTGCCAAGGTACCTTCTTCGGTTAAGACCACTTACATCAGCAACGGTGAAGCGGAGCTGGACGTACTGATGGGCCTGGATGCCAAGGCTGAAGAACGTATCAACCATGTGCACAACCACCACGATCATCACCATGATCATGACCACGAACATGAGCACGCCCACGATCACTTTGATTCATTCGTCATTAAAATGGGTGAAGTGGACAGCGACCGTTTACAGCAAGTATTGCAGGGCCTGATCGAAGAATACAACATCTTCCGCGCTAAAGGTTTTGCGGCACTACCGGGTAAGCCAATGCGCCAGGTAATGCAGGCGGTGGGTAAGCGTCTGGATGTGTATTTTGACCGTCCGTGGACGGCAGAAGAAACCCGTGGCACCTCGCTGGTATTCATCGGCAAAGGCATCGAACAGTCTGTGATTGAAGCGGCACTGAGCGAAGCGCTGGTAAACGGAACGGCTGAAGAGGCAGCAGCGGTTTAA
- the cobN gene encoding cobaltochelatase subunit CobN yields the protein MHLLAAQPGGFVDEEGIIDLDQSPGDIVIMAAADSALAGLACGVDQAPADLPGVRLANWMQIIKPAAYDLYEHKVLEQAKVVVVSLLGGASYWQYGFERLQDWARKPGRTLILVPGDDTPDPQLQTASNVTAEQQQRVWRYLREGGTANAEQLLRYLSAAFIPEHAALLWREPQVLPRCMIYQPAGDASASGLAQASFAEWQASAIPGAPVALLLFYRSHLQSANTGMFDHLIDVLRSEGLNPLPLAIASLKDPESMALVNALLEQSDAKLILNTTGFASNTVASPDLCSQPSEFYSPFSREVPVLQLVLSSSTEDDWQQYSQGLRSRDIAMQVVLPEMDGRVITRALSFKAESHFAERSEISVVRYALHEERARFVAKLSLAYCRLANKANADKRVGVILANYPTKDGRIGNGVGLDTPASTVNILNAMADAGFPVENIPATGDDLIKELLGSVTNNPNTLHTLPCWQSMAIDEYMQYFRQLPEDCQKAVYDQWGSPEQDIKCRNGRLMLSGMRLGETFIGIQPARGFNIDLVANYHDPDLIPPHNYLAFYFWMRHCYGVDAVIHVGKHGNLEWLPGKGSALSDQCWPDIALGPMPHFYPFIVNDPGEGSQAKRRTQGVIIDHLMPPMTRAETYGEMAELEGLVDEFYQAMGMDQARENWLREAILQQLNDSNLREELLSQTNLNHAEQADENVSQEALEETLLSELDAYLCDIKEAQIRHGLHIMGELPASDKLADTLVALLRLPRGDADDSRGILDNIALDLDLRVDGERFEPLTGDHSVWAGEQPALLQTVSGDAWRTQADTRERLELVAKALIKQYVLNDDSDAGLLTADVLSQLPHTAAQLDYVNGVIYRALLQSAELEINSLISGLSGGFVPPGPSGAPTRGRLDTLPTGRNFFAVDNRAIPSPAAWAIGERSAAALIERHLQEHGDYPKQIGLSVWGTATMRTGGDDIAQAMALMGVRPVWAPGSNRVVDFEVVSCQRLGRPRVDVTLRVSGFFRDAFPNVMKLYDAAVQAVAALDEPGNGNTIQANIEARQAELVAEGMSAEDAERQASFRVFGSKPGAYGAGLQGLIDERCWEQESDLADAYLNWGGYAYGSQAEDGVQAKQAFQNRLSQLEVVVQNQDNREHDILDSDDYYQFQGGMTNAVRVFGGEMPQVYHNDHSNPQQPKVRTLKEELNRVIRSRVLNPKWIGAMREHGYKGAFEMTASVDYMFAYDATTNLIADYQYEKVSDALVFDEENRAFLEEHNPHALEEMAERLLEAAQRGLWQEPGDYQDKLQDLLLSIDEQQEAAG from the coding sequence ATGCATTTACTGGCAGCACAACCCGGTGGCTTTGTTGATGAAGAAGGCATCATCGATTTAGATCAGAGCCCCGGCGATATCGTGATTATGGCGGCGGCTGACAGCGCTCTGGCAGGTCTGGCCTGCGGTGTTGATCAGGCGCCGGCAGATTTGCCCGGCGTACGTCTGGCAAACTGGATGCAGATTATCAAACCCGCCGCGTATGACCTGTATGAGCACAAGGTGCTGGAACAGGCTAAAGTGGTTGTTGTCTCCCTGCTGGGGGGCGCCAGCTACTGGCAATACGGGTTTGAACGGCTGCAGGACTGGGCCCGAAAGCCCGGCCGTACGCTGATTCTGGTCCCCGGTGACGATACCCCCGATCCGCAGTTGCAGACTGCCAGTAATGTGACCGCTGAACAGCAACAGCGGGTGTGGCGCTACCTCCGGGAAGGCGGCACCGCGAATGCTGAACAGTTGCTGCGCTATTTAAGTGCAGCCTTTATTCCTGAACATGCAGCGTTACTGTGGCGGGAGCCGCAGGTGCTACCGCGCTGCATGATCTATCAGCCCGCCGGAGATGCTTCTGCGAGCGGGCTGGCACAGGCCTCGTTTGCCGAATGGCAGGCCAGTGCAATTCCCGGCGCGCCGGTGGCATTACTGCTGTTTTACCGTAGCCACCTGCAGTCGGCCAATACTGGCATGTTCGATCACCTGATCGACGTTTTGCGCAGCGAAGGGCTTAACCCGCTGCCGCTGGCGATTGCTTCGCTTAAAGACCCTGAATCCATGGCGCTGGTTAACGCGCTGCTGGAACAGAGCGACGCCAAACTGATACTCAACACCACCGGCTTTGCCAGCAACACAGTGGCGAGCCCGGATCTGTGTTCCCAGCCGAGTGAGTTTTACTCGCCATTCAGCCGCGAAGTACCGGTGCTGCAACTGGTGTTATCCAGCAGTACTGAAGATGACTGGCAGCAATACAGCCAGGGCCTGCGCAGCCGGGACATTGCCATGCAGGTGGTGCTGCCGGAAATGGACGGCCGGGTGATAACCCGTGCGCTGAGCTTTAAAGCTGAAAGCCATTTTGCCGAGCGCAGTGAAATCTCTGTGGTGCGTTATGCCCTGCATGAGGAGCGCGCCCGGTTCGTGGCAAAACTGTCACTGGCCTATTGCCGGCTGGCAAACAAAGCCAATGCCGACAAACGGGTTGGGGTGATCCTTGCTAACTACCCAACCAAAGATGGCCGTATCGGCAACGGAGTAGGGCTGGATACGCCTGCCTCAACGGTGAATATTCTCAACGCCATGGCGGACGCCGGATTCCCGGTGGAAAACATTCCGGCCACCGGTGATGATCTGATTAAAGAATTGCTGGGTTCGGTGACCAATAACCCGAATACCCTGCACACCTTGCCGTGCTGGCAAAGCATGGCCATTGATGAATACATGCAGTATTTCCGGCAATTACCGGAGGACTGCCAAAAGGCGGTTTACGACCAGTGGGGCAGCCCGGAGCAGGACATCAAATGCCGTAACGGCCGGCTGATGTTATCCGGCATGCGTTTAGGTGAGACCTTTATCGGTATCCAGCCGGCCCGGGGATTTAACATCGACCTGGTGGCGAACTACCACGACCCGGATCTGATCCCGCCGCATAACTATTTAGCCTTCTATTTCTGGATGCGCCACTGCTACGGCGTGGATGCGGTTATCCATGTGGGTAAGCACGGCAATCTGGAATGGCTGCCGGGCAAAGGATCGGCGCTGTCAGATCAGTGCTGGCCGGACATTGCTCTTGGCCCGATGCCGCATTTCTATCCGTTTATCGTGAATGATCCCGGTGAAGGCTCACAGGCCAAGCGCCGTACCCAGGGGGTGATTATCGATCACCTGATGCCGCCAATGACCCGTGCAGAAACCTACGGTGAAATGGCCGAGCTGGAAGGGCTGGTAGACGAGTTTTATCAGGCCATGGGGATGGATCAGGCCCGGGAAAACTGGTTGCGTGAGGCCATCCTGCAACAGCTGAATGATTCAAACCTGCGAGAAGAACTGCTCAGCCAGACGAATCTTAATCACGCTGAACAGGCCGACGAAAACGTCAGCCAGGAAGCGCTGGAAGAAACCCTGTTATCTGAGCTGGATGCCTACCTGTGTGACATCAAAGAAGCCCAGATTCGCCACGGCCTGCACATTATGGGTGAGCTCCCCGCCAGCGATAAACTGGCTGACACCTTAGTTGCCCTGTTGCGTCTTCCGAGAGGGGATGCGGATGACAGCCGTGGCATTCTTGATAATATCGCGCTGGATCTGGATTTACGGGTCGACGGTGAGCGATTTGAACCTCTGACCGGCGATCACAGTGTCTGGGCCGGCGAACAGCCGGCATTGTTGCAGACAGTCAGCGGTGATGCATGGCGTACCCAGGCCGATACCCGTGAGCGTCTGGAGTTAGTGGCCAAAGCCCTGATTAAACAGTACGTCCTGAATGATGATTCAGACGCCGGATTACTGACCGCTGATGTGCTGAGTCAGTTGCCCCATACAGCCGCCCAGCTGGACTATGTGAACGGCGTGATTTACCGGGCGTTGCTGCAAAGTGCCGAGCTGGAAATCAACTCGCTGATCAGCGGCCTGAGCGGTGGCTTTGTACCGCCGGGGCCGAGTGGCGCGCCAACCCGTGGCCGCCTTGATACGCTGCCCACCGGCCGAAATTTCTTTGCGGTGGATAACCGTGCCATACCGTCACCGGCGGCCTGGGCAATCGGCGAACGCTCCGCTGCGGCGCTGATTGAACGCCATTTGCAGGAACACGGCGATTATCCGAAACAGATCGGTTTATCCGTCTGGGGCACCGCCACCATGCGTACCGGCGGTGATGACATTGCACAGGCGATGGCGCTGATGGGCGTACGGCCGGTCTGGGCGCCGGGCTCTAACAGAGTGGTGGATTTTGAAGTCGTGAGCTGTCAGCGGCTGGGCCGTCCGCGGGTGGATGTTACCCTGCGGGTATCCGGCTTCTTCCGGGATGCCTTCCCCAATGTTATGAAGCTTTATGATGCGGCGGTTCAGGCGGTTGCTGCGCTGGATGAGCCGGGTAACGGCAACACCATTCAGGCCAATATTGAAGCCCGTCAGGCGGAGCTGGTAGCTGAAGGCATGAGTGCCGAAGATGCTGAGCGTCAGGCCAGTTTCCGGGTCTTTGGCAGCAAACCGGGGGCCTACGGTGCCGGTTTGCAGGGCCTGATTGATGAACGTTGCTGGGAACAGGAAAGTGATCTGGCGGATGCCTACCTGAACTGGGGCGGTTATGCCTATGGCAGCCAGGCAGAAGATGGCGTACAAGCGAAGCAGGCCTTTCAGAACCGTTTATCTCAGCTGGAAGTGGTGGTGCAGAACCAGGATAACCGGGAACACGATATTCTCGACTCTGATGACTACTATCAGTTCCAGGGAGGCATGACCAATGCCGTGCGGGTGTTTGGTGGCGAAATGCCGCAGGTGTATCACAATGATCACTCAAACCCGCAGCAGCCTAAGGTGCGCACCCTGAAAGAAGAGCTTAACCGGGTAATCCGCTCCCGGGTGCTGAATCCGAAATGGATTGGCGCCATGCGCGAACATGGTTACAAGGGGGCATTTGAAATGACCGCCAGCGTTGACTACATGTTTGCTTACGATGCCACCACCAATCTGATTGCGGATTATCAGTATGAAAAGGTGTCAGATGCGCTGGTGTTCGACGAAGAAAACCGGGCATTTCTGGAAGAACACAATCCTCATGCACTGGAAGAAATGGCTGAGCGCCTTTTGGAAGCTGCGCAGCGCGGTCTGTGGCAGGAACCGGGTGACTATCAGGACAAGTTACAGGATCTGCTGCTCAGCATTGATGAACAGCAGGAAGCGGCCGGTTAA
- a CDS encoding cobalt-precorrin 5A hydrolase has product MMRIFALTDTGRRLGEKLQGLLTAAGETAELSFKPQPFKQQVRDSFQRGERQIFICATGIVMRTLAPVIEDKFKDPAVLVLDELGKFVIPLLSGHEGGANQWAADVAQLIDAQPVITSARAYLEPVYSVGMGCERHCPEHVLQGLLDECLAKANLSIDDISSIHSIDVKADEVGLIELANTLGKPYQTWDAATLMAMEPLLSMRSEYVFNTVGVYGVAESAALYAAGQITGEAPELVLPKHKNKQATCAIARSFKY; this is encoded by the coding sequence ATGATGCGGATTTTTGCTTTAACGGATACCGGCAGACGGCTGGGGGAAAAACTTCAGGGTTTGCTGACGGCAGCCGGCGAGACCGCTGAGCTGAGCTTTAAACCGCAACCGTTTAAGCAGCAGGTACGTGATTCTTTTCAGCGCGGGGAACGGCAGATTTTTATCTGTGCTACCGGCATTGTGATGCGCACGCTGGCACCGGTGATTGAAGATAAATTTAAAGACCCCGCCGTGCTGGTGCTGGATGAGCTGGGCAAGTTTGTGATTCCACTGTTGTCTGGTCACGAAGGCGGAGCCAATCAGTGGGCGGCGGATGTGGCACAGTTGATTGATGCTCAGCCGGTCATCACCAGTGCCAGAGCTTATCTGGAGCCGGTATACAGCGTGGGAATGGGCTGTGAACGCCACTGCCCTGAACATGTGTTGCAGGGGCTGCTGGATGAGTGTCTGGCTAAAGCCAATCTCAGCATCGATGACATCAGCAGTATTCACAGCATTGATGTAAAGGCCGATGAAGTCGGGCTGATTGAACTGGCTAATACCCTGGGTAAGCCTTACCAGACCTGGGATGCCGCCACCCTGATGGCCATGGAACCCTTGCTGAGCATGCGTTCCGAGTATGTGTTTAACACCGTGGGCGTGTACGGCGTGGCAGAGTCTGCTGCCCTGTATGCCGCCGGGCAGATCACCGGCGAAGCGCCGGAACTGGTATTGCCCAAGCATAAGAATAAACAGGCGACGTGCGCAATTGCACGGAGCTTTAAATACTGA